One Streptomyces umbrinus genomic window, AGATGGGCGCCGCGAGGACTGCGGCGCTACCGATGAGCATGTACCTCCCTCCATTCTCGTACGTCACTCCGCCGACTTCAACTTCCACGACGCCCCACCGCACGCGGCCGGTAGGCGCTACTTGTAGTACCGCATCAGCTCTCCGTTGCCGCAGGTGGTACAGCTGGGTGCTCGAACTGGCGATCGCGACCGGGATGGGCAGACCCGGCAGCCGGAGGTGGCACATCTGCTCCACCCCGCCGCTCGGCGGATACCGGAAGATCTCTCCCGTGTCGAGGAGCTGGTACACGTCCCCGGCGCCGACACTGATCTCCAAGGTCCGGAGGTCGGTGTCGATCGTGTCCCAGGACGTGCCTCCCAAGTGCCGCAGGATCTGTCCGTTGGCCAGCCTGGGTTCTCCGGACGCGCGGAGGACAGGGGTACGCATCAACCCGCAGCGGGACTTCAGCATCTCGGCACGCGTGCTGTGGTCGAAGACACCTGTCGGTGTGAGCGCGCTGTGCTCCTGGAACCAGGCCAGGGCCAGTGCGGTGATGTCGTCGAGGCGCCCCGCTTCGTAGGAGCGCGCGGGGATGTACCCGAGCTCAACCAGGAATAGCTGGACGTACTCGAAGCCGTCCTGTCTCTGACCGGGTCTGGTGGTGCCGACGCCGGCAACGGTGCGTCTCGAGTCGGTCTTGTGCGGTCCCATGGCGGACTCCTCCGATGTCGAGGGGAATCGAACCGAGTCCTGCAGGAACGGGGTACACCTTCAGTCTCCTGCGGGACAACACCCCTTGCAATCGGCTGTCTGCGCGCGGGAGGGCAACCCCCGCGCGGACCCGGGGAAATGCGCGTACGGTGAAGAAGGGGCACAAGTGAGACTCCGCCGCTGACGGCCGACCTCCCCGTACCGATTCCTCTCCGCCGCACCGAACCCATGCCGGTGCTCTGTCCCAGGGCCACCGCTCCCGTGCGTCGCATTCGTCCGCGGAGGCGTACGGCCGCCGGCCTTCGGCCGCCAAGGCCTCGGCCACGAAGGAGAGCACGATGGAATCGGGCAGGATTGAGCGGAACCCCGACATGCCGGAGACGCCACCACTACACCCCCGATCGGGCCGTGAGCTGGAACACGACGCGGCCGAGCGACTGGACGAGATCCGGCAGTACTTCAAGGACCAGTACGCGGAGCGCAACGTCGTCGCCCGCACGACGACCGAGTCCGGCGACGCGCTCGACTGGGTCCCCGTCGAGTCCCAGGGCGAACCGCCCTACATCGAAGCGGCGGACCGCCCCTACGACCCCGACCGCCCGTCCTCGCCCCAGCCCTTCGAAGCGGGCCAGTCGCGCGAAGAGACCGGTCCCCCCGGCACCGTCCCGATGCTGCGCAAGCCGCTGGACCGCATCACCCCGGTCGGAACCCTGCAGGACTACCTGTCGAAGGGGATCTACGCGAAGCGGTCCACGCCGCCCGACGACCCCGGCCTCGCCCTGCCCCGCGCCGCCACCGCCGTGCACAAATACGCCCACGCCGCCCAGGGCGTGACCAACTACGGCACCGAAGGCTTCATCAACACGTGGCGGCCTTACGTCCAGTGGTCCAACGAGTTCTCCCTGGGGCAGCTGTGGGAGGTAAGGGGATCGGGGGCCGGGACCGATCTGCAGACCGTCGAAGTGGGCGTGCAGACCTACTACGACCTCTACGGCGACTGGTATCCGCACCTGTTCATCTTCTACACCACCAACAACTACACGCAGATGGGCAACTACCTAGGCGGCTACAACCGGGACGTGAAGGGCTGGGAGCAGCTGTCGAGCACGGTCTACCCCGGTATCCGCGTGGCGGAGAGCGTCTACGCGGGAGACCAGTACGACCTCGCCATCAAGGTCATGCTGTACCTGAACAAGTGGTGGATCCGGATCGGCAACGAATGGATGGGCGGCTACCCCACCAGCCTGTTCAACGCCACGGGACTGCGCGACCAAGCGGCTTCCATCGACTGGGGCGGCGAGATCGTCGACGACGTCGCCAACCACCCCGAGGCCACGTA contains:
- a CDS encoding peptidoglycan-binding domain-containing protein, which gives rise to MGPHKTDSRRTVAGVGTTRPGQRQDGFEYVQLFLVELGYIPARSYEAGRLDDITALALAWFQEHSALTPTGVFDHSTRAEMLKSRCGLMRTPVLRASGEPRLANGQILRHLGGTSWDTIDTDLRTLEISVGAGDVYQLLDTGEIFRYPPSGGVEQMCHLRLPGLPIPVAIASSSTQLYHLRQRRADAVLQVAPTGRVRWGVVEVEVGGVTYENGGRYMLIGSAAVLAAPISFVRKEGRSTWSCSLERTATISKPRGQPTVTGACRTRSTVS
- a CDS encoding neprosin family prolyl endopeptidase, translated to MESGRIERNPDMPETPPLHPRSGRELEHDAAERLDEIRQYFKDQYAERNVVARTTTESGDALDWVPVESQGEPPYIEAADRPYDPDRPSSPQPFEAGQSREETGPPGTVPMLRKPLDRITPVGTLQDYLSKGIYAKRSTPPDDPGLALPRAATAVHKYAHAAQGVTNYGTEGFINTWRPYVQWSNEFSLGQLWEVRGSGAGTDLQTVEVGVQTYYDLYGDWYPHLFIFYTTNNYTQMGNYLGGYNRDVKGWEQLSSTVYPGIRVAESVYAGDQYDLAIKVMLYLNKWWIRIGNEWMGGYPTSLFNATGLRDQAASIDWGGEIVDDVANHPEATYTWMGSGRFPSEGWSRAAYMRNLTYQSDAAGTMKPVVGYPYVTNPNAYQISTDFTGTSTWGSHFYWGGPGGVE